One window from the genome of Nocardioides panaciterrulae encodes:
- a CDS encoding glutamate--cysteine ligase: MRIDFRGSPEPTIGVEWELALVDRSSRDLANCAADLFAAAGPRLPDPGRLHKELLRNTVEVVTGVCHTVGEAVADLRRTLAEVVPVADAMGVDLYGGGTHPFASWTRQQLTEGHRYEELINRTQWWGRQMLIWGVHLHVGLPVRERVMTVLSALLNHYPHLLALSASSPIWSGVDTGYASNRALMFQQLPTAGLPFQFQRWEEFEAFASDQLATGVVDELSEIRWDLRPSTRNGTLENRICDGVSDLDDLASLVALMHCLVVDLDTRAARGEALPTMPPWHVQENKWRAARYGLDAIVVLDADCHERLVTDDLAELLVRLEPVAERLGCSAELAAVADIPRRGASYQRQRAVAERTGGDLVAVVDSVVRELRAGLG; this comes from the coding sequence GTGCGCATCGACTTCCGGGGCTCCCCCGAGCCGACGATCGGCGTCGAGTGGGAGCTCGCGCTCGTCGACCGGTCCAGCCGCGACCTGGCCAACTGCGCGGCCGACCTGTTCGCCGCCGCCGGCCCCCGGCTGCCGGACCCCGGGCGGCTGCACAAGGAGCTGCTGCGCAACACCGTCGAGGTGGTCACCGGCGTGTGCCACACCGTCGGGGAGGCGGTCGCCGACCTGCGGCGCACCCTGGCCGAGGTGGTGCCGGTGGCCGACGCGATGGGCGTCGACCTGTACGGCGGTGGCACCCACCCGTTCGCGTCCTGGACCCGGCAGCAGCTCACCGAGGGGCACCGCTACGAGGAGCTGATCAACCGCACCCAGTGGTGGGGCCGGCAGATGCTGATCTGGGGCGTGCACCTGCACGTCGGCCTGCCCGTGCGGGAGCGGGTGATGACGGTGCTCTCGGCGCTGCTGAACCACTATCCGCACCTGCTGGCGCTCTCGGCGTCCTCGCCGATCTGGTCCGGCGTGGACACCGGCTACGCCTCCAACCGGGCGCTGATGTTCCAGCAGCTGCCGACCGCGGGCCTGCCGTTCCAGTTCCAGCGGTGGGAGGAGTTCGAGGCGTTCGCCTCCGACCAGCTGGCCACCGGCGTGGTCGACGAGCTCTCCGAGATCCGCTGGGACCTGCGGCCCTCGACCCGCAACGGCACCCTGGAGAACCGGATCTGCGACGGCGTCTCCGACCTCGACGACCTGGCCTCGCTGGTGGCGCTGATGCACTGCCTGGTCGTCGACCTCGACACCCGGGCCGCCCGCGGCGAGGCGCTGCCCACGATGCCGCCGTGGCACGTGCAGGAGAACAAGTGGCGCGCCGCCCGCTACGGACTCGACGCGATCGTGGTGCTCGACGCCGACTGCCACGAGCGGCTGGTCACCGACGACCTCGCCGAGCTGCTGGTCCGGCTCGAGCCGGTCGCGGAGCGGCTCGGCTGCTCCGCCGAGCTGGCCGCGGTCGCCGACATCCCGCGGCGCGGCGCGTCCTACCAGCGGCAGCGCGCGGTGGCCGAGCGCACCGGCGGCGACCTGGTTGCGGTCGTCGACTCGGTCGTGCGCGAGCTGCGCGCCGGCCTGGGGTAG
- a CDS encoding FUSC family protein — MEAAAGPLDRAWDRGRLSLRARIRRWESKRWAIAQCATAAGVAWLLASDVLGHQAPFFAPIAAVVSLGTTYGQRLRRVAEVTIGVALGVLLGDLVVTWIGTGAWQLTLIVGLAMSLAFLLDASQLLVNQAAVQSIVVSTLLPDPGAGLTRWSDALVGGAVALVAATVVPAAPLRRPRQQAAIVMRKIAMLLRAAGEVMTDGEIDRATALLADARATDHLIRELQAAADEGLAVVASSPFRIRHRGNLRLMAELVEPLDRALRSTRVLVRQTAVAAYHQRPVPKSYALVALDLADAADAVADELADRRIAVAARPAVLAVGNATGLVERSDVLTAEVVLGQLRSVVVDLLMVTGLDQLQATDTLPPPPR; from the coding sequence ATGGAGGCCGCCGCCGGACCCCTCGACCGCGCCTGGGACCGTGGCCGGCTCTCGCTGCGGGCCCGGATCCGGCGCTGGGAGTCCAAGCGCTGGGCGATCGCCCAATGCGCGACGGCGGCCGGGGTCGCCTGGCTGCTGGCCAGCGACGTGCTCGGGCACCAGGCCCCGTTCTTCGCGCCGATCGCCGCCGTGGTCAGCCTCGGCACGACCTACGGTCAGCGGCTGCGCCGGGTGGCCGAGGTGACGATCGGGGTGGCCCTCGGGGTGTTGCTCGGCGACCTGGTGGTCACCTGGATCGGCACCGGCGCCTGGCAGCTGACCCTGATCGTCGGGCTGGCGATGTCGCTGGCGTTCCTCCTCGACGCGAGCCAGCTGCTGGTCAACCAGGCCGCGGTGCAGTCGATCGTGGTCAGCACCCTGCTGCCCGACCCGGGGGCGGGGCTGACCCGGTGGAGCGACGCGCTGGTCGGTGGCGCGGTGGCGCTGGTGGCCGCGACCGTCGTGCCGGCCGCACCGCTGCGCCGGCCCCGACAGCAGGCCGCGATCGTGATGCGCAAGATCGCGATGCTGCTCCGCGCGGCCGGGGAGGTGATGACCGACGGCGAGATCGACCGGGCGACGGCGCTGCTCGCCGACGCCCGCGCCACCGACCACCTGATCCGCGAGCTGCAGGCGGCCGCCGACGAGGGCCTGGCGGTGGTGGCGTCCTCGCCGTTCCGCATCCGTCACCGGGGCAACCTGCGGCTGATGGCCGAGCTGGTCGAACCGCTGGACCGGGCCCTGCGCAGCACCCGGGTGCTGGTGCGACAGACCGCGGTCGCGGCCTACCACCAACGCCCGGTGCCGAAGTCCTACGCGCTGGTCGCGCTCGACCTCGCCGACGCCGCGGACGCGGTGGCGGACGAGCTGGCCGACCGACGGATCGCGGTGGCCGCCCGGCCCGCGGTGCTGGCGGTCGGCAACGCCACCGGCCTGGTCGAGCGCAGCGACGTGCTCACCGCCGAGGTGGTGCTCGGCCAGCTGCGCTCGGTCGTGGTGGACCTGCTCATGGTCACCGGCCTCGACCAGCTGCAGGCCACCGACACGCTGCCGCCCCCGCCGCGATGA
- a CDS encoding threonine/serine exporter family protein produces MLESRALNLTLDFCLRVGEMLLASGGGAADVTATMRTLSYHLGVRHPDIDVTFTSLSMTFQPSPEDPPLIQIRQVKQREIDYEDLTLVDHLVRDVLADRVDLMEARAKLARIVSSGHKQPRWAVTLGWGVMCAGVGLQLGGTPTVIAIAFVAAVCIDRAQVLMSRRRLPFFYQQVAGGAIATILGAGAAGLGLVGNPSLVVSANIIMLLAGIGFMGALQDALSGFYITGGARLTEAMLSTAGIIAGVSGGLTLAQMAGIQVHRLNPGAYGSVKAVSMMALGAAICAAAFAFASYAPRRIIAPIAVIAAAAMVISQTLSLSEAGSTWPTGLAAFFVGLVSYTVAGRMRVPPLVVVVSAVVPMLPGLSIYRGLSLLAEGQHATSQGLLAIITAASIAIAVSSGVILGEYVAQPVRREAQKLESRLAGPRLVGPLRVRTGRKARREQQRRTREPAAATERAAEPAASDRRQGSVGRDRAHGEPQPANSED; encoded by the coding sequence GTGCTGGAGTCTCGCGCGCTGAACCTGACTCTCGACTTCTGCCTGCGGGTCGGCGAGATGCTGCTCGCCTCGGGCGGGGGCGCCGCCGACGTGACCGCGACCATGCGGACGCTGTCCTACCACCTCGGCGTCCGGCACCCCGACATCGACGTCACGTTCACCTCGCTGTCGATGACCTTCCAGCCGAGCCCGGAGGACCCGCCGCTCATCCAGATCCGGCAGGTCAAGCAGCGCGAGATCGACTACGAGGACCTCACGCTGGTCGACCACCTGGTGCGCGACGTGCTGGCCGACCGGGTGGACCTGATGGAGGCGCGGGCCAAGCTCGCCCGGATCGTCTCCTCCGGGCACAAGCAGCCGCGCTGGGCGGTCACCCTGGGCTGGGGCGTGATGTGCGCCGGCGTCGGCCTCCAGCTCGGCGGTACGCCGACCGTGATCGCGATCGCGTTCGTGGCGGCCGTCTGCATCGACCGGGCCCAGGTGCTGATGTCGCGCCGCCGGCTGCCGTTCTTCTACCAGCAGGTGGCCGGCGGGGCGATCGCCACGATCCTCGGCGCCGGCGCGGCCGGCCTCGGCCTGGTCGGCAACCCGTCCCTGGTCGTCAGCGCGAACATCATCATGCTGCTCGCCGGCATCGGGTTCATGGGGGCGCTGCAGGACGCGCTGTCCGGGTTCTACATCACCGGCGGCGCCCGGCTGACCGAGGCGATGCTGTCCACCGCCGGGATCATCGCCGGGGTCAGCGGCGGCCTCACGCTCGCGCAGATGGCGGGGATCCAGGTGCACCGGCTCAACCCCGGCGCCTACGGCAGCGTCAAGGCGGTCTCGATGATGGCGCTCGGGGCCGCGATCTGTGCCGCGGCGTTCGCGTTCGCCTCCTACGCGCCGCGCCGGATCATCGCGCCGATCGCGGTGATCGCGGCCGCCGCGATGGTGATCTCGCAGACGCTGTCGCTCTCCGAGGCGGGCAGCACCTGGCCGACCGGGCTGGCGGCGTTCTTCGTCGGCCTGGTCAGCTACACGGTGGCGGGCCGGATGCGGGTGCCACCGCTGGTCGTCGTGGTCTCCGCCGTGGTGCCGATGCTGCCGGGCCTGTCGATCTACCGCGGGCTCTCGCTGCTCGCCGAGGGGCAGCACGCGACCTCCCAGGGCCTGCTGGCGATCATCACGGCCGCCTCGATCGCGATCGCGGTGTCCTCGGGGGTGATCCTGGGGGAGTACGTCGCCCAGCCGGTGCGCCGCGAGGCCCAGAAGCTCGAGAGCCGGCTCGCCGGCCCGCGCCTGGTCGGTCCGCTGCGGGTGCGCACCGGGCGCAAGGCCCGCCGCGAGCAGCAGCGCCGGACCCGGGAGCCCGCCGCCGCGACCGAGCGCGCCGCGGAGCCGGCCGCCTCGGACCGCCGGCAGGGGTCGGTCGGCCGGGACCGTGCGCACGGCGAGCCCCAGCCGGCCAATTCCGAGGACTGA
- a CDS encoding DNA polymerase IV yields the protein MTGRPDPEPRPEPRPEQPPGRRPGRRWVLHVDLDQFIAAVEVQRHPELAGRPVVVGGRGDPTERGVVATASYEAREFGVGSGMPLRVAARKCPDAVFLPADHAAYEAASVRVMETLRSLTWGGAPVVVEVLGWDEAFLAAGPGADPAEVSADVTAGAVAEPTTGPRGEGVGGGTPEQPPGPVGPRAFAALVRQRVLEETGLHCSVGIGDNKLRAKIATEFGKPRGVAELTADTWAEVMGERPTDALWGIGRKTAKKLSALGIDTVAQLAGSDARVLAAELGPTMGPWYHRLGRGEDSSPVDATPWVPRAHGREETYQVDLEDWERIAEEVRVLTRRTVADIDREGRPAARVAIKVRFKPFLTVTRSLTMPAPTNDPVVLAEAAVSLLDRVEHDRPVRLLGVRLEMTEPTGGY from the coding sequence ATGACCGGCCGGCCCGACCCCGAGCCCCGGCCCGAGCCCCGGCCCGAGCAGCCGCCCGGCCGCCGACCCGGGCGGCGGTGGGTGCTGCACGTCGACCTGGACCAGTTCATCGCCGCGGTCGAGGTGCAGCGGCATCCGGAGCTGGCCGGCCGCCCGGTGGTCGTCGGCGGCCGCGGCGACCCCACCGAGCGGGGCGTGGTGGCGACCGCGTCGTACGAGGCCCGGGAGTTCGGCGTCGGCTCGGGGATGCCGCTGCGGGTGGCCGCCCGCAAGTGCCCGGACGCGGTCTTCCTGCCGGCCGACCACGCCGCCTACGAGGCCGCGTCGGTGCGGGTGATGGAGACGCTGCGCTCGCTGACCTGGGGTGGCGCGCCGGTGGTGGTCGAGGTGCTCGGCTGGGACGAGGCGTTCCTCGCCGCCGGCCCGGGCGCGGACCCCGCCGAGGTGTCGGCGGACGTGACGGCGGGAGCGGTGGCCGAGCCCACGACCGGGCCGCGCGGGGAGGGGGTGGGGGGAGGGACCCCCGAGCAGCCTCCCGGGCCGGTCGGCCCCCGGGCGTTCGCGGCGCTGGTCCGGCAGCGGGTGCTGGAAGAGACCGGGCTGCACTGCTCGGTGGGCATCGGCGACAACAAGCTGCGGGCCAAGATCGCCACCGAGTTCGGCAAGCCCCGCGGGGTGGCCGAGCTGACCGCGGACACCTGGGCCGAGGTGATGGGCGAGCGGCCGACGGACGCGCTGTGGGGGATCGGCCGCAAGACCGCGAAGAAGCTGTCCGCGCTCGGCATCGACACCGTCGCCCAGCTCGCCGGCTCGGACGCGCGGGTGCTGGCCGCCGAGCTCGGCCCCACGATGGGGCCGTGGTACCACCGGCTCGGCCGGGGCGAGGACTCCAGCCCGGTCGACGCCACCCCCTGGGTGCCGCGGGCGCACGGCCGGGAGGAGACCTACCAGGTGGACCTCGAGGACTGGGAGCGGATCGCCGAGGAGGTCCGGGTGCTGACCCGGCGGACGGTGGCCGACATCGACCGGGAGGGCCGCCCGGCGGCGCGGGTCGCGATCAAGGTGCGGTTCAAGCCGTTCCTCACCGTGACCCGCAGCCTCACCATGCCGGCGCCGACCAACGACCCCGTCGTGCTCGCGGAGGCGGCGGTCTCGCTCCTGGACCGGGTCGAGCACGACCGCCCGGTGCGGCTGCTCGGCGTCCGCCTGGAGATGACCGAGCCGACCGGCGGCTACTGA
- a CDS encoding DUF402 domain-containing protein, translated as MSTLPTPGRPRPGDPVHVVMTKWGGRPHWEYDAVHLGADAHGDWIGLPGGTFFARPGAEYVAPVAQVCLVPGPGPDAERGWFATFHAHGGPVRVYVDMTTPPVWDGAVVRAVDLDLDVVQGPTGRVWVDDEDEFAEHRVRYAYPEEVSRLAMRSCDRVRAAVEAGCPPYDGTSAAWFDRLAAR; from the coding sequence GTGAGCACACTCCCCACCCCGGGCCGGCCCCGGCCGGGCGACCCGGTCCACGTGGTGATGACCAAGTGGGGCGGCCGGCCGCACTGGGAGTACGACGCGGTCCACCTCGGTGCGGACGCGCACGGCGACTGGATCGGGCTGCCCGGCGGGACGTTCTTCGCCCGGCCGGGCGCGGAGTACGTCGCGCCGGTCGCCCAGGTCTGCCTGGTCCCGGGCCCCGGCCCGGACGCCGAGCGGGGCTGGTTCGCCACGTTCCACGCGCACGGCGGGCCGGTGCGGGTCTACGTCGACATGACCACCCCGCCGGTCTGGGACGGCGCCGTGGTGCGCGCGGTCGACCTCGACCTCGACGTGGTGCAGGGGCCGACCGGCCGGGTCTGGGTCGACGACGAGGACGAGTTCGCCGAGCACCGGGTCCGCTACGCCTACCCCGAGGAGGTCTCGCGGCTGGCGATGCGCTCCTGCGACCGGGTCCGGGCCGCGGTCGAGGCCGGCTGCCCGCCGTACGACGGGACCAGCGCGGCCTGGTTCGACCGGCTCGCGGCCCGCTGA